The window aggtgaagggaacatgaatgaaccaatCTCATTTTGGAATGAGAGAGATTCCAAAACTTTTCAAGTATGTGAGAAgtgattaaaatatttgataggCATTATTCATATCGAGAAAAATGCATCTTCTTTTGGGAGCTCGTcacataagaaatttaaagtTAAGTGTGTTTGACTTGAGGAAACTCATTTTGGTACAGTAAAGAAAGAATCGTTTTGATACAATAAAGACAGTATTCAAATCTGAAACCTTGCATTTAATTTCTTCTTATTTAGGATTATTTTTGGTATAATCTCTTTGGACTAAAGGCACAACAatcagattttttttattaaacaaatcagacatttatttattatactgACCGTCGCAAATGTGACAAATGTTGTGCTAAAAAATAAACGAAGATATTTTGAGAGACTATGGATACATTAATCTCTAGATTAGCTAAAGAAAATACAtgattaatgaaatatttattttctgaTATTATTCATAATATTATTGGAAACACAAAATTATTATCAAGAAACTTTACGAAAGCCTGACAGGTACTTGATCTGATAAATTTCTATAGcaatttttttgttataaaaATTAAGAAATCTATGGGTAAAATACTAAAATATCGTGCCCATAGTTCCATACTAATAATTCATATTTCATTCCAACTGGTTTTCTATCTTTACTACATAATATTCATCCCGCAGAATTCAAAAGGCTAAAAGTTCATTCATTTTCCCTAAGTGGGAAGAATCTCCTTACTGCTACTAATGAAACAACTTCCCTGATGTGATGCTTTCTTTCTTTTCTATCGATATCGCCTTTCTTGACCAAAACAAAAGCTAGTAAAATAAGCTCCATAATGTTGAGTAACTAACGATTCTTTCGTGATTTTTCACTGATTAAATATATGATACATCGGTTCGATACTTGAATCTTTTTTGCAATAACAGAAGTATTTAAACTTCATTCAACAGAAGCTCATGTGAGATTACGATTTTCACTCGTTTATCTTACCGATTATAGAGATGGagtctcaaacttaataattCAATTTATGTTACCTTGCATAACATTTAACTTAGTTAATTGTGAATGGAAGAAGTTATTTATAGATAATCAACCTATTTTCTTTCTTATTTAGGCAAATCTTGAAGGGGGCCATGTTAGGGGATTTGGTTAATTGAAAGCCGCACATTGCGTTTGTGAATATGTCATTGGGCTCCCACAAAAAATGCCAAGTTGCATTATGACATTGTCAATATTattacatatatattattataataatttcaGTCCAAGATTTTTCCATTCTTTCTATGGACTCCCGAACACTCCACATAAAGGCAAAATTATGTCCTCCAATCACAAGTTGACACCCCCTTACCCCACCATCTAAATATTCTTCGTAAACAAGTATTTATATAATACTataaaaataaatgataaaaacttgtgtgagacggtttcatcggtcatatttgtgagacggatctattatttgggtcatccatgaaaaagtattacttttttattgtgaatatcggtaaggatgacccgtctcacatatcaagatccgtgagacggtctcacataagactaattcaaaataaattatggatgCTTAAAATGAAAAACAAGATGCCATAATCAATCAATTGTAATTGgtataataaaattttttttaaaaaataattgttaGTGATTTAACACTATTAAATTTTTGAAACAGCTGGGCCCACCACAAACTCACACACTATATTGTTTGCACCACCATTCAATTGTTCTCTCAAAGGGCTAGACGAATTCTTCTCCTTCATGTTCCTAAGCAAAAAAGATTCTCCTCCTCCGGCCCCGCCGCGACCGCAACCTTTGCGGCTTCTTTCGATTTCCAAGGCACAATTTTTGTCGTTGCTTGGTCTCTTTCTTTAATTAGTGTCCCATTACAACTTTTGCTTTCGGGACCAAACCAAGTAAATTGATTAGTAAATTCACCGTGTGTGTGTTTAATTGCTATAAATAATCGACCAATAGCCCTAGAACTCAACCTTTTGCCATTTTTCttgatttgtattcccaatggAGGAAAAACCCGCAAAACATACTGAAGAAAACCACCAAATCAGCAATGGATCCTCTAGGAACATCATTTTCGACAAGTACGAGATGGGGCGGCTCCTAGGCCAAGGCACCTTTGCTAAGGTTTACCATGGCAGAAACCTCAGGACCTCCGAAAGCGTGGCAATCAAAGTCATCAACAAGGATCAGGTCAAGAAAGAAGGGTTAATGGAGCAGATCACCCGCGAAATCTCCGTCATGCGAATGGTTCGGCACCCGAATGTGGTAGAGATCAAAGAAGTAATGGCCACGAAGCAGAAAATCTACTTCGTCATGGAGTACATAAAGGGCGGCGAGCTTTTCGCGAAAATCGCCAAAGGGAGGCTGAAAGAAGATGCGGCGAGGAAGTACTTCCAGCAGCTGTTAAGTGCGGTGGATTTCTGCCACAGCCGCGGGGTCTCGCACAGGGACTTGAAGCCCGAAAATCTGCTTCTTGATGAGAACGAAAACCTCAAAGTCTCCGACTTTGGGCTGTCCGCTTTGCCGGAGCACCATCGGAACGACGGGCTTCTGCACACGCAGTGTGGAACGCCGGCTTACGTTGCTCCGGAAGTGCTTAGGAAAAAAGGATATGATGGTGCAAAATCGGACATTTGGTCGTGTGGGGTGATTTTATATGTTCTTTTAGCAGGATTTTTGCCATTCCAGGACGAGAATCTGATGAAGATGTACAGCAAAGTTTTCAAGTCTGAATTCGATTTCCCCCCGTGGTTCTCCTATGATGCAAAAAGGCTAATATCCAGGCTCCTGGTTGCTGATCCACAGAAGAGGATCACAATTCCAGGGATCATGAAAAATCCCTGGTTTTGCAAGGGATTCAACAGGCCGATCGCCTTTTCGATCCAAGAACCAGCGAATGAAACTCCCTTGGATCAAGAAGATGAAGCACAGAGGAAAGAATTAGAGCTAAAGAGGACAAAATCTTCCCCCCCTTTCTACAATGCATTCGCATTCATATCATCAATGTCATCCGGGTTCGACTTATCGAACCTTTTCGAGAACCGATCAAGGTCCGGTACGCTCTTCACGTCCAAATGCTCGGCCTCCTCGATCATGTCGAAGCTCGAGTCACTGGCCAAGAAAGCGAACTTCAAGATGGTTTTCAACAAGGATTTCAAGGTGAGGATGCAGGGCGCATCGGAGGGGCGTAAAGGTAAGTTGTCGGTGACGGCGGAGGTGTTCGAGGTCGCGCCGGAGGTGGCGGTGGTGGAGTTCTCCAAGGAGTCCGGGGACACACTCGAGTATAGGAAGTTCTGCGAGGAGGATGTCAGACCTGCCTTGAAAGACATCGTTTGGACTTGGCAAGGGGAGAATTCTGTTTCGGGGACTGAAATGTAATTTAGCTTCATGTTCAAGGCTAAAAGAGTCCTTCCGTGGTAAACTAAAACCAATTTTGTAAAAAATTTGCGTAGCTTTTTATCATGTTTGCGACTTATTACCGTGTGGGGTATATTAATTCCTACtgtaaatattgttttttaccTTGTCTAATGAAGAAATCGACTacataaaatgaccattttgccctccAACAATCAATTTTCTACTCTTTATAGCTGCAAGTGTGTGAATTAAGGTGAAACTATAgctcccaaattttttttttttttttttggatttttatGTATAAAAATCTAAATATTTCAATATCATGTCATTTTATTTGATTTCACTCGATTCGAAAATATTAGCAATATAAATGCATTTAAGtgcaaaaaataaaatgtttgtAATGCCGATTATGTAGCGATTTTGTTCCATTTGTGTTTGATATTCTATTTTGTTGGCCATTCATGCTAAAAGTTttgtttttatgtcaaaaatattaattattattgtaaatatgagtatGATTGACTCATCTTatatataaagattcgtaaaaTCGTTTCATAAAAGATTTATTAATACGACAAAGGAGTCTTTCAATAAGTGAGTACCTAAAGAGAATATTCAcgaataataatatataaaataatgagTAATTTTTAACAATATCCCTCTATAGACTAACACCACCAGCCTGCATTTATTTATATGCCTAGTCGATATCAAGAAGGTTAATCTAACAAGTTAACTAACTTGGCCTTGTACGGAAAATTTAGTTGATTTTTGTCGCTTTTCCATTCCAAACCAGCAAACttttatctttttttatttttgaactttTTGTTCTTTTGGAAAAATAGTAAGAACAGTCCTTTTAGTTTACTCATAATTGTGTGCAGTAAATATTCAATTTTGAGTTTTGATCAAATAAGATATGTCATGTTTTGATTCTTAGtcattttttgaaattatgacgtgGCATCGAAAACACAAAcagatcaattttatgagacagatcttcTATTTTGTTcacctatgaaaaaatattactttttatgttagatatattacttattattataaaaatgagTAGAATTGacagtctcacagataaatatctATGAGA is drawn from Primulina eburnea isolate SZY01 chromosome 10, ASM2296580v1, whole genome shotgun sequence and contains these coding sequences:
- the LOC140803433 gene encoding CBL-interacting serine/threonine-protein kinase 5-like, which encodes MEEKPAKHTEENHQISNGSSRNIIFDKYEMGRLLGQGTFAKVYHGRNLRTSESVAIKVINKDQVKKEGLMEQITREISVMRMVRHPNVVEIKEVMATKQKIYFVMEYIKGGELFAKIAKGRLKEDAARKYFQQLLSAVDFCHSRGVSHRDLKPENLLLDENENLKVSDFGLSALPEHHRNDGLLHTQCGTPAYVAPEVLRKKGYDGAKSDIWSCGVILYVLLAGFLPFQDENLMKMYSKVFKSEFDFPPWFSYDAKRLISRLLVADPQKRITIPGIMKNPWFCKGFNRPIAFSIQEPANETPLDQEDEAQRKELELKRTKSSPPFYNAFAFISSMSSGFDLSNLFENRSRSGTLFTSKCSASSIMSKLESLAKKANFKMVFNKDFKVRMQGASEGRKGKLSVTAEVFEVAPEVAVVEFSKESGDTLEYRKFCEEDVRPALKDIVWTWQGENSVSGTEM